CGCGCCGAGCGTGCCGCCAAAGACGATCATCGCCGCCGTCGGCTGCATGATCTGGTCAATGCGGCCCCCCTCCAACAAAAGACCAGCAAGAATGCCGGCCAACGCAAGGAGAATGCCTCCAAGACTGCTGGTATCCATAATCTGTTACTCCTGTGGGCGAATCTGTGACTGCTGCCGGAGATACCGGCGTGCCGGTGAAAGCAGTTTAGGAAATGGCGTAGCTCGAAGCCTCTGTCGCCAAGTCGTCGCGACCAACAGGGAGCGACGACCCAGGAAACCGCAGGAAAGTTCACAGTATTTCCTGAACTGCTCTAGTCCTGCGAGCGGCGCCGGTGAACGGCCGCCAGATCGGGCACAATGCCCTGGCGCTTGAACTCCTGATAAGCTTCTCGCGCCATGTCTGCTTCCCCGGCGGAGTGCGCGCTCAGCCGCGCCGCCGCCTCCGGCAGGTCATGGGCCAGCCGCGCCAGCACCTTCACCCGGTAGGCGGTCATGCGCTCGATCACCTCATCGCAGCTCTCCAGTACCACGATCTTTTCCCCATGAATCAGGGTCAGCATCGTATCGGGCGAGGCCTCCATCGACTTGATGAGGTCGCTGTTGACGACAAAAGGGGCTCCATTCAAACGAGTCAGAGAAATCATGTGCGTTGCATGCCTCGGAGAGGTTATCGGCGAAGGCGCGCAAGGGTTGATGCAGGGAAGCACCGAAAGCGCCTCACGCACGCAGCGTGCCAAACTCCTGGCCTCGCATAAAGCACCCCGGGGCCACGCCGATGAAGCCGGTGTGTGCAGAGGTTCCCCGGTGCTGGCTGGCAGTCTGAAGCGGCTCTGGTCCGGACCCCCAAACCGCAACCGCTAACAAAGGAGTCATCCTCTTATGTCCCTGGGCGTTCTGAACAACATCTCGGCTCTCTATGCCGAAAATAACCTGAACCAGACACAGTCGAGCCTGCAGAATGTTCTGACGCAGCTCTC
The DNA window shown above is from Acidobacterium capsulatum ATCC 51196 and carries:
- a CDS encoding flagellar FlbD family protein, translating into MISLTRLNGAPFVVNSDLIKSMEASPDTMLTLIHGEKIVVLESCDEVIERMTAYRVKVLARLAHDLPEAAARLSAHSAGEADMAREAYQEFKRQGIVPDLAAVHRRRSQD